The DNA window GATTGTGAGGCTGATTTCAGTGGGGGAAATTTAATAGCAAACCGTTGTAAGTCAGAAGCAGAAGGGAGTGTCTAGCAGAAAATTACTGTGTTGTTAGCATGACTAGACTGGGAGAATGTCTAGCCGGCTACTGTTGTGGGCTTTGCCCCCGCGATGGTATGATAGAAGGGTTTTACTGGAGGGTATGTCTAGTAGACAGGTAAAGGGATAACCAATAGACAGGCATTGCTGATAAGAAGACAAGTATTGTAAAAGGGGAATTGCGGGGAATTATCATTGTGACTAGACTGGAAGAGATGTATATGTAGCAGACAACTTTTGTTGCCATGACTTCACTGAGGGGATAGTCTAATCTCACTGGGGGTTATTTTTGGTAAACAATTGTTGTTAGTATGACTTTAAAGGGAGGGTGTCTAGTAGGTAAGCATTGTCGGGGTGATTTTACTAGGGGATAGGCAGACGAGGATTGCCAGTCTGAATTCCCCGAAGTGTCAGGGAGGTATTGTTGGTATGACTTTTAAATACTTTACCCTAAACCCTATCCCCTATCCCCTTTATCCTACCCCCAGAGAGGGGCGCCGAGAAGGCACTTAATTCGGTAGACTAGATGAGTATTGTGGGCGTCACTTGATTGGCGGAAAAGTCTAGTGGAGTATTACTAGTATGACTTGCCTGGGAAGTTTAGTAGACGGGTGTTGCTAGGATGACTTTGGAGGAGAGGGGATGGGGGAATGTGGCTATTGTGACTTTACTGGAGGGAGGTATTGGCTTAATAATAGGGATTAGTGGCGTAATCTAGAATTCTGGTGAAACAATGCGTATTTCTCTAAACTGGCTGAGAGAATTTGTGGAGGTAAAACTGTCGGCAGAGGAATTAGCCAAGACTTTAACCATTGCCGGGTTTGAGGTGGAAGACATTGAGGATAGACGCACCTGGGCTGATGGGGTGGTGGTGGGGAAGGTATTGGAGTGTAAAAAACACCCTAATGCTGATAAACTAAGTGTGTGTAGGGTAGACATTGGGGAAAAGTCCGTTTATCAAATTGTTTGTGGTGCGTCTAATGTAAGAGAGAATATACTTGTTGCCGTTGCCAAGCCGGGGAGTTATTTGCCTAAGGTAGATTTAAAAATTAAACCCACTAAGTTGAGGGGGGTTGAAAGCAATGGTATGATTTGTTCATTGGCAGAGTTAGGTTTAGAAAAGGAGAGTGAGGGAATACATATCCTGGAGGGGGATTATAGGGTGGGGGAAGATATTCGCCCCATTTTGGGTTTAGACGATGTTATCCTAGAGGTAACTGCCACTGCCAATCGCGCGGATGCTTTAAGTGTAGTGGGGGTAGCCAGGGAGGTGGCTGCCTTGACGGGGGGAAAACTCACCCTGCCACACATTGAGGAGACAATCAACCCCATTTACTCTGACAAGGTTGCCATAAGGGTTGAGGATACTTCCGCCTGTCCGGCATATATTGCCACAATCATCGAGAAAGTTAAAATCGCGCCTTCTCCTGACTGGCTACAAAGACGTTTGCAAGCGGCAGGAATACGCCCCATAAATAATGTGGTTGATGCCACTAATTATATTCTCCTAGAATGGGGGCAACCCTTACATGCCTTTGACAAAGATAAGCTACATACCATCGCCAAAAGTGACAGTCTAACAGTGGGTGTGCGTTTTGCCAAAGAGGGGGAGACTCTGACAACTCTAGACAGTCAAGAAAGAAAATTAACCCCTCAAAATTTGCTTATTACTATCAACAATCAGCCAGTAGCCTTAGCCGGCGTCATGGGTGGCGAAGATAGCGAAGTTGACGAGAATACTCAGAATATCTTACTAGAGGCTGCCCTTTTTGAACCAGTTGTAGTTCGTCGTAGTGCAAAAATTCAGGGAATTCGCACGGAATCTTCTACTCGTTACGAGAGGGGAGTAAACCAGGTAGAGTTGGAGAAGGCTTTAAATAGGGCAATTTCCCTTATCAACCAACTGGCAGGTGGCAAGGTTACCAGTCAGATTATAGCCGACAATCGCTCTTATTCTACCCCTGTTATTGAATTAAGACTCCAGCGTCTGCATCAGGTATTAGGGAAGGTGAGAAAAGGGGATAGCCTCATAGACATTCCCCCCGAAGATGTGGTTAGAATTCTAGAAGACTTAGGTTGTCAACTGGAGGTAAAAAAAGAGTCTCCTTTGGTATGGCAGGTAAGAATCCCCCCTTACCGTTATAGAGACTTAGAGAGGGAGATAGACTTGATTGAGGAGGTAGCTAGACTTTATGGTTATGACAATTTCCATGACACTCTCCCCACCCAGGCTACTGTAGGCTATCTTCCCCTCAATTATCAGATACAAAGGCAAATTAGGGCTTCTTTGAGAGGGTTAGGGTTAACCGAGTTGATGCATTACTCCCTAGTAAACGCCAAGGTAGCGGGGATTAAAATTGCCAATCCCCTGTTTGTAGAATATTCTGGTTTAAGGAGTAATCTGATTGACGGTTTGATAGACGCCTTTGAATATAATCTCAGTCAGGGTAATGGTTGTTTAAATGGTTTTGAAATAGGTAGAATCTTCTGGTTAGAAAATGGGGAGAAACGAGAAGCCGACGCCTTGGGGGGGATATTTGGGGGTGACTTGTATACCGAAGGCATTTGGGTAAGAAGTGGTAAACCTCAACCCATGACGTGGTATGAGGCTAAGGGAATCCTTGACAGTTTCTTCGACTCTCTGAAGTTGCCAATCACCTACCAGGCAGAATCTGATGACTGTCGTCTTCATCCGGGACGCACTGCCAGTTTATGGTTAAATGGGAATAGAATTGGTGTATTTGGGCAACTCCATCCCCGTTTGCGGCAACAAAAAGACTTACCCGACAGTGTTTACGTATTTGAGTTACAATTGGAACCCATAGTCGGCTTTTTAGAACAAAAACACATACAAACGCCTGTCTTTAAACCCTATTCCACCTATCCGGCAGTAGAAAGAGATATAGCCTTTTTCATCTCCACAGAGATACCCGTGGCAGAAATAGTCTCGGTGATGCGAAAAGCCGGTGGCAGGTTATTAGCTGATGTAAGGTTGTTTGACGAGTATAAAGGGGAGAATGTGGAAGAAGGGAAAAGGAGTTTAGCCTTTACTCTTACTTATCGCTCTCCCGATGGTACACTAAAAGACAGTGATGTGGAGCCAATTCATGATAAAATCCGTCAAACTCTTGGCCAGCATTTTGATATTATCCTCCGCAGTTGACATTGGGGAATGTAGGCGTTTATTATAAGCCCATACGGGGGGTTGGGATATAAGACGATGTACCCTTCCCGATTACAGACGAATGATAATTATTCTCCTGCGGTTGGGATTGGGTGTGGGAGTTTATAATTATAAACCCGCACATGGCGGGGGGAATAAGGCTAGGGAGAGTGGCTAATCCCAATGGTAAGCTAATGATAACAGTTTCCCCTTGGCAGGGGGTGGAGTTGAACGGCTACTCGGATAGAATTATAATCATTCGCACCTGCCTACGTTATTTTTAATTCTATTTTTGGGGATTGTTGAAAATTATACTACCAATCTTGACCCCAGTAGGGGCTTATAATCATAATTCCCCACTACATAACCATACCCCACCTCCCACATCCTATCCCCCACACCCTATCCCCTCATAAGTCACCGCCACGGCTAGTAAATCCCTAACCCATAGCTTCGAGATAGTTGTGGCTGTCATCGGCAACTGGGGTTTATTATGACACTGGTGTCTTAGTGTTGCCTAACCAGTAAGAAAGTGGTTTCTAATGGTATTGGTTGTCATACTTATTGTCACCGTTGTCAGTTGGTATTGTTAGCTTTAGGAATTGTTGTCACCGCTACTGCCTTCTTTCTAGTTATTGTCGGCGGGTTGCTTTTGATTTTATAGGCTACTGGTTAGGTGAAGACTAACTGTATTTGACTGCCACTGTCATTTTCCCTTAGCTATTATTATCCACCCTTCTCAATAGTGGTTTTTACCCAATAGGGGAGGTTTTCAGACTGATTTTTTTGTCACCCACTCCACTTTTTGGCTTTCTCAATAGCTTGAATTGATGGTATTGGCTAGCTAACTGATTGTCACTGTTGCCAGTGGTTAGTCATAATAATTGTTACCGTTATCAAGTACTAGACAAATCCGGTTGATGGGATGGTTGTTTGTATTATTAGCCACTGCCACTAGTTTAGTCATCAGAGTTACTGTTTCTATCTTCATACACTAGAATTTATCGGAGTCTCTGTGGCAGACATCAGCCGCCAGTGTTTTTTGTGACAGTCTCTAGTATAGGCTTGCGTCTGTTGTCAGTTTTTCCATCATTGCTTAGTTGGTGTCGGTTTCCGAATTAATGCTTTGTGTATTTTTGGCTAGTATTAGTCTCCAGAGTAGGGGAAGGCAGTGGTCAGACTGAATTTGTTTTTACCGACTGACTTGTAGTGACTTCGCATCTGCTTGTTACTCTAGTCATCACTGATTTCACATCACTGTATGTCGCCGAGGATGTGGTTTTTTCTATAAGCTACTGCCCTTGATTATGATAGTATTGTGTTGGGATTGTGGTTTCCATTAAGCTGCCAGTATTGGCGGTTAAACTGACTATCATTATTGTCAGTCACTTGTATTAACTGTCAGAATGATTGTCACCGTCAACACCCACATTTAGTTGTTGGTGTCGTTGGCAGTTGGTGATGATAGTCTATTTCTCCCCGGTTTGTCTTTGCTGTTAGAAACCACTACAGGTTGCCAGGCAAGAAAATGTCGGCTACTGGAATGCCACTAGCTTTTTTAACTGGCTTACTAGTCTTGGTTATATGTTAGTTGCCAGTATTAGTTGTCAGAATAATTCCTATCAGCCACCCAAGTGGGTTATCCAAACAATGTGGTGGTTGCCAGATGTCTTGTCACTCTTGCCATCAGCCATTAACATACTAGTAGCATTGATTGTGATGCCGCTGTCTCCAGGAATAGGCGTCAGTTTTGTTGTCATTGGCTACTGCCATTAATTAATTAATCAGAAGTCAGACTTCTTGTTTCCACTATCACATGGAAGCCATCAGAGTATTTTTTACTGACAGGGCGCCATTACATTCTATCACTCCCTTGTATTTTTCTCAACTAATGGGGGTGTGGGATGTGGGAGATTTGAGGTAGCTAATAAAACATGGTTAGTGATAGACAATGCCTTTGTAGAATCCTCGGGGATTAATACGCAATGCCATGTCTTGAAGGATTATTTTCTCAAAAACACTTTTACCCACCACGGGGGAAATCCCAATAAGCGTCAATGACAATGCCTTCATTCGGCCAAATGTTTTGTTTTTACCCGGGTTTCTCTATGCTAGGTATATAAAAATCCCACTTTGAATCCACGGGCTGTTGGCATTTTCAAATCCCTAAGATTAAATAGTTATTAACTACGATAATTCCTTTGTCTTCCTCTACAAATGTACCCATAACCTATTTCCCAATTAGGCCGCTAGCAATCTAAAAGGCGTCGCAATGGGGTAGAAAATAATTGCCTCTCTCCCAAAATCCGTTTAAATTGGGGAAGCTTTTTTTTGGCTGTAACATTTACCTTTAATTTTTAAATTTGTTTTTGGGCAACGTTATTATTAC is part of the Geminocystis sp. M7585_C2015_104 genome and encodes:
- a CDS encoding phenylalanine--tRNA ligase subunit beta encodes the protein MRISLNWLREFVEVKLSAEELAKTLTIAGFEVEDIEDRRTWADGVVVGKVLECKKHPNADKLSVCRVDIGEKSVYQIVCGASNVRENILVAVAKPGSYLPKVDLKIKPTKLRGVESNGMICSLAELGLEKESEGIHILEGDYRVGEDIRPILGLDDVILEVTATANRADALSVVGVAREVAALTGGKLTLPHIEETINPIYSDKVAIRVEDTSACPAYIATIIEKVKIAPSPDWLQRRLQAAGIRPINNVVDATNYILLEWGQPLHAFDKDKLHTIAKSDSLTVGVRFAKEGETLTTLDSQERKLTPQNLLITINNQPVALAGVMGGEDSEVDENTQNILLEAALFEPVVVRRSAKIQGIRTESSTRYERGVNQVELEKALNRAISLINQLAGGKVTSQIIADNRSYSTPVIELRLQRLHQVLGKVRKGDSLIDIPPEDVVRILEDLGCQLEVKKESPLVWQVRIPPYRYRDLEREIDLIEEVARLYGYDNFHDTLPTQATVGYLPLNYQIQRQIRASLRGLGLTELMHYSLVNAKVAGIKIANPLFVEYSGLRSNLIDGLIDAFEYNLSQGNGCLNGFEIGRIFWLENGEKREADALGGIFGGDLYTEGIWVRSGKPQPMTWYEAKGILDSFFDSLKLPITYQAESDDCRLHPGRTASLWLNGNRIGVFGQLHPRLRQQKDLPDSVYVFELQLEPIVGFLEQKHIQTPVFKPYSTYPAVERDIAFFISTEIPVAEIVSVMRKAGGRLLADVRLFDEYKGENVEEGKRSLAFTLTYRSPDGTLKDSDVEPIHDKIRQTLGQHFDIILRS